A segment of the Pedobacter faecalis genome:
CAATACCTGTTCAATTCCTTGATTATCACCTCAAAATATTTCTTAACTAGCTGTAAATAAATTTCTTATATCATTACCACCGTACTATAATTCCTGATTAAGTTTGCCGCTGAACATTTAGTTGATGCAACAAAACCAGGAACTGATACAGGCCGATGTAGTGAATGAAAAGATTCCCCGAAAAGATGACCTGCTTTGGAAGGGACTTTTGGAAGATATATTTGACGATTTTTTGCTTTTCTTTTTTCCTCAGGCAACGGAAATGTTTGATTTTTCGAAAGGATTTGTGTTCTTAAATCAGGAATTAGAGCAATTGTTTCCTCCTGATAAAGATCTATATGCGCCGAAGGTAGTGGACAAACTCGTCAAGGTGTTCCGTAAAAACGGCCAGGAAGAGTGGGTGCTGATCCATATCGAGTTTCAGTCAGCCTACAGAAAAGACTTCGCCAAGCGCATGTTTACCTACTTTTACCGGATCTTTGACAGGTATCAGAAACCCGTAACCGCCTTTGCAATACTGACGGATGGTGTCACCCGCATCAGGGACAACTGCTTTAAACTGTCTTGCCTGGGTACGGAGATGACTTATCGATACAACACCTATCAGATATCCCTTCAGGATGAGGCTAAACTGGCGGCAAGCGACAACCCTTTTGCCTTGGCGGTGCTTACGGCTAAAGCAGCGCTATCAAGAAAAGGAACCAGTGTGAATGATCTCGACGGCTTTCTGCTGGATATCAAACTAAAATTGGCCAAAGATCTGTTAACCAAAAAAATAGGCAAAACAAAGATCAGGGTACTGTTAAACTTTCTGCGCTACTACGTACGTTTTTCAAACCCGGAAAATTACCGTAAATTTGAACAAGAGTTTGATAAGATAACTGAAAGGAGTAAAACCATGGGCTTAGAAGAACTATTATTGGACAGGGCTGAGAAACAGGGCATCGCAAAGGGTGAAGCTAGAGGCGCTGAAAAAGAAAAGGCAGAGATTGCAAAGCACTTGAAAAACAAAGGCATCGAGGTCAAGATCATTTCGGAAGCTACTGGTCTTTCAGTTGACGAAATCGAAAAACTGTAATTCCACGAAATCCAAGCGGCTCGATCTTAATCTATTCAAATACCCGTAAACAGGTATGTGTTGTTTCGGCATAAAGTGCTTACTTTTAGCGCAATACCGAACAAACAAACTGTATGAAACGTCTTATTTTCCTCTCCCTGGTCATGTTGGCATTGCCTGCCCTTGCCCAGAAAAACCTGCCTGTATCAGGAAATGCTGCAACGCTAATTGATCTTTTAAAAAAGAACTATAATTCCCTGGATCCGGAAACCCGGCAGGAAGAAATTGCGCGCGACCGGGCTTTGGTGATATCCATATTCAAATCTTATTTAACGGATGATCAGAGAGATTCAACTATGGATGCCACTCTGGCTGCGGAATATAAAAAGGCTAAAGACAGCGCTATGCGAAGGCAGCAATCGGTGACGGGTCTAAAGAAGCAACTAACTTCCTATATGGCTGCAAACGAATTAAAAGTCGAAGTAGACGGTGAAACTCAGCCCAGACCGGTCAGCAAGCTTTCTGAGGATATTGACAGTGGATTAGCGAAATATTATGAATTTCAAAATGCAGCCGATTCCATAGAAATGAGACGTCTTAAACGCAATTACCAGGGTACAAACGTTTTTATCAGCAACAACATCGAAAAGTTCATCAAAAAATATAACAATGTTGTTGACGGACTGCCGGATCCTTACGCGGCGGCCAATTTTAACTCTTCCCTGCAAAAGAGCATCCCTTTTCTGGGCGGAAGCATGGGCTTCGAGACTTACATTGACGGACTGGCGCGTTTTATGGCGCAACGGATTAAAGATGAATTAACCACTTACGCTATTGAAAACATTAAGACCTGGCTGGAAAATCCTGCGGCCAACGATCCGCTGGCGGAATTCAAGGTGATCCTCCCGGGAACCACAATGTTTATTAAAAGCTTTAGCGCCGACCGGCTGACGAGCTTTCCGAATGAGGTTAAACAACATATCGAGAATGATCTGAACAACATTTTGACTAATGCCGCTGAGCTAAAATATACGCCCCGGACAAGGAGATTGTTAGCTGAACACCCCAACCTGGAATTTGCTTTCGACGCGCTGAGGATTGTTCCGGAACTGGCGAGCATCAAATATCCGATTGATTATTTTAAGCTGCTGGAGAACAGTGAAACT
Coding sequences within it:
- a CDS encoding Rpn family recombination-promoting nuclease/putative transposase, coding for MQQNQELIQADVVNEKIPRKDDLLWKGLLEDIFDDFLLFFFPQATEMFDFSKGFVFLNQELEQLFPPDKDLYAPKVVDKLVKVFRKNGQEEWVLIHIEFQSAYRKDFAKRMFTYFYRIFDRYQKPVTAFAILTDGVTRIRDNCFKLSCLGTEMTYRYNTYQISLQDEAKLAASDNPFALAVLTAKAALSRKGTSVNDLDGFLLDIKLKLAKDLLTKKIGKTKIRVLLNFLRYYVRFSNPENYRKFEQEFDKITERSKTMGLEELLLDRAEKQGIAKGEARGAEKEKAEIAKHLKNKGIEVKIISEATGLSVDEIEKL